One genomic window of SAR324 cluster bacterium includes the following:
- the mrdA gene encoding penicillin-binding protein 2, with amino-acid sequence MSPAKVLLEQDLFRTRVIYIALAIAFVFSFLGGRLWYLQVIEHEEYQSYAEGNRIRLRPEPGLRGQILDRSGQILAENRPAYHLQMVWEDAPKPLQTLNKLSETFQWPLSELQEKSQYAIRSPFRSIRLKSDLTADQAAFLQTHSDKFPGVTVEIEAARYYPFGKTAAHVLGYVGATNKRTEELPSNQKRSRSIDGKAGLEMTLNEFLTGLDGGRQVEVDHIGRELRTIPPVIASVPGNTLQLTIDIELQEAVESAMDNQTGAVLVMQPGSGEILAMASMPAYDPNWFVSGIDPNLWNQLLNDEDRPLANKIVQGAYPPGSIFKLVTAYAALDQHLIDPIHKETCNGYFYVKGRSAPFKCWKSGGHGPVDLIEAIRGSCNIYFYQLAMEMGVDKLAHYAKMMMFGEKLDLGFAGEKTGLIPDSDWKRATFNERWYPGETPSVAIGQGFVSVTPMQLANFVNLIASGGVWHQPKLLRDQAESPSQTILDQRIIAPLLQGMVAVVNDPNGGTAKVARIDGFTVAGKTGTAQIISHETRRNLTNEEKELRKYQNHAWFAGFAPAESPEVTVLVLVEHGQGGGKTAAPVARKILEFYQEHRYGRSVASSFRDQTVPFSWQLNNAFDH; translated from the coding sequence ATGAGCCCAGCAAAAGTTTTATTGGAACAAGATCTTTTCAGAACTCGCGTCATCTATATTGCGCTGGCTATCGCTTTTGTATTTTCATTTTTGGGTGGTCGTCTTTGGTATCTACAGGTGATTGAACATGAAGAATACCAGAGTTACGCTGAAGGTAACCGAATCCGGCTCCGTCCTGAACCTGGGTTACGTGGACAAATTCTTGATCGAAGCGGTCAAATTTTAGCTGAGAATCGTCCTGCATACCACCTTCAAATGGTCTGGGAAGACGCTCCAAAACCACTCCAAACTCTCAATAAGCTTTCAGAAACCTTTCAGTGGCCCCTATCTGAACTGCAGGAAAAGTCCCAGTACGCTATTAGATCGCCTTTCAGATCCATCCGTTTAAAATCTGACCTTACCGCAGATCAAGCAGCCTTTTTACAAACTCACTCTGACAAATTTCCTGGAGTCACTGTAGAAATTGAGGCGGCACGCTACTACCCTTTTGGAAAAACTGCTGCTCATGTCCTTGGGTATGTGGGAGCAACAAATAAAAGAACCGAGGAATTGCCCAGCAATCAAAAGCGTTCCAGGAGTATTGATGGGAAGGCTGGGCTAGAGATGACTCTGAATGAATTTTTGACTGGACTTGACGGTGGGCGACAAGTTGAGGTTGATCACATTGGCAGAGAGTTAAGGACTATTCCACCAGTGATTGCTTCAGTACCAGGGAATACCCTCCAACTGACCATTGATATTGAGTTGCAAGAAGCGGTTGAATCTGCAATGGACAATCAAACTGGAGCAGTACTGGTGATGCAGCCAGGAAGTGGTGAAATCCTAGCAATGGCTAGTATGCCTGCTTATGATCCCAACTGGTTTGTTAGCGGCATTGATCCAAATTTGTGGAACCAATTACTCAATGATGAAGATCGCCCATTGGCAAACAAAATTGTTCAAGGCGCCTACCCGCCTGGCTCAATCTTCAAATTAGTCACTGCCTACGCCGCATTGGATCAGCATTTGATTGATCCAATCCATAAGGAAACCTGCAACGGCTATTTCTATGTAAAGGGTAGGAGTGCCCCATTTAAGTGTTGGAAGTCAGGCGGACATGGTCCAGTTGACTTGATTGAGGCCATTCGGGGATCTTGTAACATTTATTTTTATCAATTGGCGATGGAAATGGGAGTGGACAAGTTAGCTCATTACGCCAAAATGATGATGTTTGGTGAAAAATTAGATTTAGGTTTTGCTGGGGAAAAGACGGGCTTGATTCCTGATTCGGATTGGAAAAGAGCTACCTTCAATGAAAGATGGTATCCAGGTGAAACTCCGTCTGTAGCAATTGGCCAAGGATTCGTAAGTGTTACTCCCATGCAACTTGCGAATTTTGTAAATTTGATTGCTTCGGGTGGTGTCTGGCATCAGCCTAAACTCCTGCGAGATCAGGCAGAGTCGCCTAGCCAAACAATCTTAGACCAGCGAATCATAGCACCTCTGCTTCAGGGTATGGTAGCTGTGGTAAATGATCCAAATGGTGGAACAGCTAAAGTGGCTCGAATTGATGGCTTCACTGTCGCGGGTAAAACTGGTACAGCACAGATCATCAGCCATGAAACTCGTAGAAACCTTACCAACGAGGAAAAAGAGCTTCGAAAATACCAAAATCACGCTTGGTTCGCAGGCTTTGCCCCTGCAGAATCTCCAGAAGTTACAGTCCTTGTCTTG